A single region of the Caldisericia bacterium genome encodes:
- a CDS encoding 6-bladed beta-propeller — translation MRKIIFIFIILSLLFSVVKFEKSFSQDNIKVLGYGPGNKNFYSVKDIKYFNEKFFVLDSMHFRVLVFDKDFNLLLSFGGFGESLNTFVNPSSLFVDEDYIYVCDLTSSKVKVFRHNGDFAGFFIEYPKMMPTSIAMDSNFNLWITDRGDDTVKVFSIDNELKMIIGKSGSGKKEFKTPLDIEIFEDKVYVLDSGNARVQVFNLKGNYLFDFGTVGTQDGNLYCPNSFSFDKNGNLWIVESCTGRVQIFDRNGKFIKKVKENFGKPECIEKFENYMIISNSQDEKIYILDLNGNIINKIGEDVKSPLYFPQSIAALSDGTIVVANSGTSTISLFDKDGNYLKSFSSFGAAPGKIQYPLGIAVNSKDEIFVLDTGSHVVEVYDKDGKYLRSFGRMGGANGEFMYPLSIAIGSDNWSYVTDYNARVQVFDENGKFKFKFGGIGSGDGQFTKTSSMTIDKYGVSGYGPKGIIVLDDINRVYVCDTYGNRVHIFDKNGKFIKSFGKEILSYPVSIARYSESEIVVLSEGGRLDFFTLDGIYTRSFGERGGPFLRFITQNFDENFYKKDQGKFLRPEGIFVKDRIIYVADTFNHRIQVIKFSQIELSDKNFDFGEIEKGEIINFKFIVKGSGKIITPNYIKLNKYEFNGEEEIEGTIDTSIFNEGDKIVDKIKIYSFDDYKEIEIKFSIKIDTIPPEIIFNVESEFITNKIELFIEGKTEIGAKVLLDGKDIDVKEDGSFKVFVKLNEGDNIFKFVSIDKAGNRKDYSIKIIRDTTPPFLTLNIPSVYKVSTESFTISGTTEKNVKLFINGIEVKVRDDGTFFKDFPLTLGYNKFEIKAVDLAGNETKASRAVYRIEK, via the coding sequence ATGAGAAAAATAATTTTTATCTTTATTATTTTATCTTTATTATTTAGTGTAGTAAAGTTTGAAAAATCTTTTTCACAGGATAATATTAAAGTTTTAGGATATGGACCAGGGAACAAAAATTTCTATTCTGTTAAAGATATAAAATATTTCAATGAGAAATTTTTTGTTCTTGATTCAATGCACTTTAGGGTTCTTGTTTTTGATAAAGATTTTAATCTTCTTTTAAGTTTTGGTGGTTTTGGAGAATCTTTAAACACTTTTGTTAATCCTTCATCTCTTTTTGTTGATGAAGATTACATTTATGTTTGCGATCTTACTTCAAGTAAAGTAAAAGTTTTTAGACATAATGGAGATTTTGCAGGTTTCTTCATTGAATATCCAAAAATGATGCCAACTTCAATTGCAATGGATTCAAATTTTAACCTCTGGATTACAGATAGAGGTGATGATACAGTAAAAGTTTTTTCAATTGATAATGAACTCAAAATGATAATTGGAAAAAGTGGAAGCGGAAAAAAAGAGTTTAAGACACCACTTGATATAGAGATCTTTGAAGATAAAGTTTATGTTCTTGATTCTGGAAATGCAAGAGTTCAAGTTTTTAACTTAAAAGGAAATTACCTTTTTGATTTTGGAACAGTTGGAACTCAAGATGGAAATTTATATTGTCCAAACTCTTTTTCATTTGATAAAAATGGGAATTTGTGGATTGTTGAGAGTTGCACTGGAAGAGTTCAAATTTTTGATAGAAATGGAAAATTTATAAAAAAAGTCAAAGAAAATTTTGGAAAACCTGAGTGTATAGAAAAATTTGAAAATTATATGATAATCTCAAACTCTCAAGATGAAAAAATATATATACTTGATTTAAATGGAAACATCATAAATAAAATTGGAGAAGATGTCAAATCTCCACTTTATTTTCCTCAAAGTATTGCAGCCTTAAGTGATGGAACAATTGTTGTTGCTAATTCTGGAACATCAACAATTTCTCTTTTTGATAAAGATGGTAACTATCTAAAAAGTTTCTCATCTTTTGGTGCTGCACCAGGAAAAATTCAATATCCACTTGGAATAGCAGTAAACTCAAAGGATGAGATTTTTGTTCTTGATACTGGAAGTCATGTTGTAGAAGTTTATGATAAAGATGGAAAATATTTAAGATCATTTGGAAGAATGGGTGGAGCTAATGGAGAGTTTATGTATCCACTTTCTATTGCAATTGGAAGTGATAATTGGTCTTATGTAACTGATTATAATGCAAGAGTTCAGGTTTTTGATGAAAATGGAAAGTTTAAATTTAAATTTGGTGGAATAGGTTCAGGAGATGGTCAATTTACAAAAACTTCCTCTATGACTATTGATAAATATGGTGTCTCTGGATATGGTCCAAAAGGAATAATTGTTCTTGATGATATAAATAGAGTCTATGTTTGTGATACATATGGAAATAGGGTTCATATTTTTGATAAAAATGGCAAATTTATAAAAAGTTTTGGAAAAGAGATTTTATCTTATCCAGTTTCAATTGCAAGATATAGTGAAAGTGAAATTGTTGTTTTAAGTGAAGGAGGGAGACTAGATTTCTTTACTCTTGATGGAATTTATACAAGATCATTTGGAGAGAGAGGAGGCCCTTTTTTAAGATTTATAACACAAAATTTTGATGAGAATTTTTATAAAAAGGATCAAGGGAAATTTCTAAGACCAGAAGGAATTTTTGTTAAAGATAGAATAATTTATGTTGCTGATACATTTAATCATAGAATTCAAGTTATAAAATTTTCTCAAATTGAACTAAGCGATAAAAATTTTGATTTTGGTGAAATAGAAAAGGGAGAAATAATAAATTTTAAATTTATAGTTAAAGGCAGTGGAAAAATTATTACTCCAAATTATATAAAACTAAATAAATATGAATTTAATGGAGAGGAAGAGATTGAAGGAACAATTGATACATCAATTTTTAATGAGGGAGATAAAATAGTTGATAAAATAAAAATTTACTCATTTGATGATTATAAAGAAATTGAAATTAAATTTTCTATAAAAATAGATACAATTCCACCAGAAATTATTTTTAATGTTGAAAGTGAATTTATAACAAACAAAATAGAACTTTTTATTGAAGGAAAAACAGAAATAGGAGCAAAAGTTTTGTTAGATGGCAAAGATATTGATGTTAAAGAAGATGGTTCATTTAAGGTTTTTGTAAAGTTGAATGAGGGAGATAACATTTTTAAATTTGTCTCAATTGATAAAGCAGGAAATAGAAAAGATTATTCAATAAAAATTATAAGAGACACAACACCTCCATTTTTAACACTAAATATACCATCAGTATATAAAGTATCAACTGAATCTTTTACAATTTCAGGAACAACAGAAAAAAATGTTAAATTGTTTATAAATGGTATTGAAGTAAAAGTGAGGGATGATGGCACTTTCTTTAAAGATTTTCCATTAACACTTGGTTATAACAAATTTGAAATAAAAGCAGTGGATTTAGCAGGAAATGAAACAAAAGCATCAAGGGCAGTTTATAGAATTGAGAAGAA
- a CDS encoding PEGA domain-containing protein — MKKILICLIILGLMGLVTNGCKKETKLKIDTIPSNAMLYINSQYKGKTPININLFPGEYQIEIEKENYFTLRKILKISNFGKNEHIFELKKVPTLFSKEFNENISLIKIFNNKVYLKTNDSQILILNSKNGELISKINLKEIDTNNLPCKEEDNDIIELDKNIKYSPKEIINLYLKAKEYLLKSHCFKTFEKRKEKIKETFKEIFINQKLIDNIINELKENFLEISWVDDISNSSSEFKIFLRFYGEYEKKDLACFYIEELYLKKYEVEEVDFPFEEIPPEWIFPCKYIPGIHLSSIHTYNTYLLKKINDRWFIYNINGVCEKNEKLTKETDSLFYNPSFGDFPNPPKIKDMIPLPEDINKDLERSKYTKIKNEICLKIRDINVYDEKLFIQTNCNLFVFDSELNPVSKYLNYLPLNSNFAIGIYPNCKDLKEFDISYLDLNSGSIKWKVTFNGDLLYFINSSGSSLFFLQIYNNKLFLIKIDSKNGQLISRKEIIKIDESGKNINLVHNFFSFSKDKILFYLNNKIFLFNLNGDILWKKNLNESFSLLWATEKYIGINSHNSILILSTNEGKLLEEIKLIGVPKKIYILENLLFYSEEFDKQYYLHVFDLEKDEKIFILKIYNENFIINKENLIFQVEINEISSINLSLIKSRDLGRELLEGLN; from the coding sequence ATGAAAAAGATATTAATATGTTTGATTATTTTGGGGTTAATGGGATTAGTTACTAATGGATGTAAAAAAGAGACAAAGTTGAAAATAGATACAATACCATCAAATGCTATGTTATATATTAACTCACAATATAAAGGAAAAACCCCAATTAATATTAATCTTTTCCCAGGAGAATATCAAATTGAAATAGAGAAAGAAAATTATTTTACATTAAGAAAAATACTAAAAATTTCTAATTTTGGCAAAAATGAGCATATTTTTGAATTAAAAAAGGTCCCAACTCTTTTTTCTAAAGAATTTAATGAAAATATCTCTCTAATTAAAATATTTAATAATAAAGTATATTTAAAAACAAATGATTCTCAAATTTTGATTTTAAATTCTAAAAATGGTGAATTAATTTCAAAGATTAATCTAAAAGAAATCGATACAAATAATCTTCCATGCAAAGAGGAGGATAATGATATTATCGAATTAGATAAGAATATAAAATATTCACCAAAGGAGATTATAAATTTATATTTAAAAGCAAAAGAATATCTTTTAAAATCTCACTGTTTTAAAACATTTGAAAAAAGGAAGGAGAAAATTAAAGAAACTTTTAAAGAAATTTTCATCAATCAAAAATTAATTGATAATATTATAAATGAATTGAAAGAAAATTTTCTTGAAATTTCTTGGGTAGATGATATATCAAATTCTTCTTCTGAATTTAAAATCTTTTTACGATTTTATGGTGAATATGAAAAGAAAGATTTGGCTTGCTTTTATATTGAAGAGTTATATTTAAAAAAATATGAAGTAGAAGAAGTTGATTTTCCTTTTGAAGAAATACCTCCTGAATGGATTTTTCCTTGTAAATATATACCAGGAATCCATCTTTCCTCTATCCACACTTATAATACATATCTATTAAAAAAAATTAATGATAGATGGTTTATTTATAATATAAATGGAGTATGTGAAAAAAATGAAAAACTTACAAAAGAAACAGATTCTTTATTTTATAACCCTTCTTTTGGAGATTTCCCAAACCCACCAAAAATAAAAGATATGATACCTCTTCCAGAGGATATAAATAAAGATTTAGAGAGATCAAAATATACAAAAATTAAAAATGAAATCTGTCTAAAAATAAGAGATATAAATGTATATGATGAAAAATTATTTATTCAAACAAACTGTAATCTTTTTGTATTTGATTCAGAATTAAATCCAGTTTCTAAATATTTAAATTATCTTCCTCTAAATTCTAATTTTGCAATAGGTATATACCCTAATTGTAAAGATTTGAAAGAATTTGATATTTCTTATCTTGATTTGAATAGTGGAAGTATAAAATGGAAAGTTACTTTTAATGGAGATTTACTATATTTCATTAATTCAAGCGGTTCTTCTCTTTTCTTTTTACAAATTTATAATAATAAGCTTTTTCTTATTAAAATAGATAGTAAAAATGGTCAACTTATCTCAAGAAAGGAGATTATTAAAATTGATGAAAGTGGTAAAAATATAAACTTGGTTCATAATTTTTTTTCATTTTCAAAAGATAAAATCCTTTTCTATTTAAATAACAAGATTTTTCTCTTTAATCTAAACGGTGATATTTTATGGAAAAAAAACTTAAATGAATCTTTTTCCTTATTATGGGCTACAGAAAAATACATCGGAATAAATTCTCATAACTCAATACTAATTCTTTCTACTAATGAAGGCAAATTATTAGAAGAGATTAAGTTAATTGGTGTGCCTAAGAAAATTTATATTTTAGAAAATTTACTTTTTTACAGTGAAGAATTTGATAAACAATATTATTTACATGTTTTTGATTTAGAAAAAGATGAAAAAATTTTTATTTTAAAAATTTATAATGAAAATTTCATAATTAATAAGGAAAATCTTATATTTCAAGTTGAGATAAATGAAATATCCTCAATAAATTTAAGTTTAATTAAGTCAAGAGATTTAGGTAGAGAATTATTAGAGGGTTTAAATTAA